From the Vibrio vulnificus CMCP6 genome, the window GTAAGCGATTAAAAAGCTTAATGTGGAATGAAGAGCGCGACTCCCACCAATATAGTATTCAAATTGTTCATAAACATGACTTTCCATTCCACTGCTTTTCCAAAGTGAAAGTGAAACTGTCATGACGCAAATGACAAATAATCCTAATTTTCTCATGTCTCTATCCGATGGGTACAAAGCCTAAGTATCGTTTCACATAGTAAAGTGCCGCCAAATTCTGTATTGCCATGCCGATTGCAATTGAACTGGCGGCACCAATAACCCCATACATTTGGCTCAGGGCCAACAGCAAAATGATGGCAATGCTTCCAGAGGTGATCGTGATGTATTTCATTGTTTTCTCGTAGCCACTCATCAACAGGAGAAAGCCAACCGAGCCGGTGGCGACATTCACCAGCTGCCCAAGCGCCAATATGGCTAACAAAATACCTGCAGACTCAAACTCTGCACCAAAGAGAGTCATGACTTCTTGCGAATAAAAGGTACAAGCAATGACTGGAATGAGAGAAAGAGAAATATTGAGTCGGAAAGCATTGGTGCTTAGTTTCTGCAGTTTTTTCATCTCTCCTTGCTGATATAGGGAAGCAAACATTGGTGCAACAATAAAATTTACGCTGATCAGCACAAATCCAATGAGCAGCGAAGTCCTTTGAGCAGCAGCCAATAAGCCCAGATCGCTATCTGTTAGGTAGAATCCCGCGATGATCAAACTGCCCCACTGGATCACGTTGGTAAAGATATTGCCAATCCAAACCTGTTTTGCACTGTCGGTTAATTCCGCATTATGAGCAACGGGTAAGGTCACAGCGGAGTATTGACCTGAACGAAGCCATTGGAGTGTTGATATCAATGCAACCAAAAAAGCTGAAAGTAGCAGAGCCAGCAACATGCTTACCAGAGTAATGAGTTCAAAGAAATGCAATATCGTAATGAACAAGACTAGAAAGCAGCTCACGCCCATCTGCAAAGCAAATATTGCAGGAGTAACATGGCGTATCGCTTGTAGGGCATAGCTATTGAGTTGTGCTAACACCATAAGTGGAATGGTGAGTGAAAACAAAGCGAAGAGGCTAGGAGTGATGTTTACATTGATGAGTGATGCGCCAAAGGCAAATTGAACGATGAAGGCTAAAATGCACAGAGAAAAAGAGAAGGCTAAGCTTCTCTTCACTGAGATGGTATAGTTTTCGCTTTGTTGCTGTATCGAGTTCTGACTGAAAGCAATGGCGTTGTATTTCACCAATGAAACATTGAATCCAAGTTGACTGACGATAGCAACGAAGGAGACCAAATTAAAAAGATAAAAGAATTGTCCGGCGACCGTGGCATCTGAGAACCTCGCAACTGCAATCGTGAGTATAAACGCAAACAAGGCCGATAAAATTCGCATGATCCCTGTCTGTACCCCAAGTGAAACGAGTTTTTTTTTCTCATGGGACAACCCAGACAATTTTTGATTAAGCACGCTGAGCATAAAATGAATCTCAAATATAGAGGCTGCTGAGCGCCAATCTTTGTTTTTCTTCACTGTAGGTGTTGTTCATGTCACTACAGTACTGTTGGAATGGAATGGTATCGAAGTGTTCTACACAGTGGATGATCTGTTTTGCCATCTCTTGCGGAGTACTGGCTAGAAATGGGTAATCCAGATCTTTTGTTGCACCGATTTTGCGAATGACCATAGGACGAGTCAGTTTGGCCGCTTCGAGAATAGTAAGAGGCATACCTTCCCATGCTGCTGTGTGTAAATAGATGTCCGCATTGCGAAGACGCTCTACCACTTCTGATCTTGGCAACATGCCAGTGACTTCGATACCTTTGTCACGCAACTGCTGTTCTAGCGAAGGGTCTCCGCCCCCTATCCAAGTAATGTTTAGCTGAATAGCCGATTCATGCTGCAAGATATGTTCAGCGACGTGACAAAGAAATTGGGGGTCTTTTTGTTTCGCCACTCGCCCTAAGGCCACAAGGTTTATCTTTTCGCCTCGTGGAACACTGTTACCGGCGTTAGATTGGTAGGTCACGTAGTTATTCAGTAACTCCGCTTTTTTGGCTCCCAACGAGATGGCCAAATCGCATTCACGCTGGCTGCATCCAGCAATCGCAGTAAATTTTTTTATGCGGATCCCTTCGAGTATTCGATAGAATTTTTGTGCATAGACCGAGATATCCTCTCGTTCAAACGCGTAACAATGTGGGGTATAGATAAGTTTTGCCTTGCCCACTGTCAAAAATCGCCCAAGAAATCCCGCCTTACTGGAGTGGAGATGGATCACATCCGGTTGGAGTTGCTTGATACGTTGATTGGCACTTAAGAAAAATTGAAGCAGATGACCA encodes:
- a CDS encoding glycosyltransferase, which produces MKKVLHITEAFGGGVQTALYSYVYSSRNEPIEHHLFARAREEDSTKENGNNQFQSSTFIDGHLLQFFLSANQRIKQLQPDVIHLHSSKAGFLGRFLTVGKAKLIYTPHCYAFEREDISVYAQKFYRILEGIRIKKFTAIAGCSQRECDLAISLGAKKAELLNNYVTYQSNAGNSVPRGEKINLVALGRVAKQKDPQFLCHVAEHILQHESAIQLNITWIGGGDPSLEQQLRDKGIEVTGMLPRSEVVERLRNADIYLHTAAWEGMPLTILEAAKLTRPMVIRKIGATKDLDYPFLASTPQEMAKQIIHCVEHFDTIPFQQYCSDMNNTYSEEKQRLALSSLYI
- a CDS encoding oligosaccharide flippase family protein produces the protein MLSVLNQKLSGLSHEKKKLVSLGVQTGIMRILSALFAFILTIAVARFSDATVAGQFFYLFNLVSFVAIVSQLGFNVSLVKYNAIAFSQNSIQQQSENYTISVKRSLAFSFSLCILAFIVQFAFGASLINVNITPSLFALFSLTIPLMVLAQLNSYALQAIRHVTPAIFALQMGVSCFLVLFITILHFFELITLVSMLLALLLSAFLVALISTLQWLRSGQYSAVTLPVAHNAELTDSAKQVWIGNIFTNVIQWGSLIIAGFYLTDSDLGLLAAAQRTSLLIGFVLISVNFIVAPMFASLYQQGEMKKLQKLSTNAFRLNISLSLIPVIACTFYSQEVMTLFGAEFESAGILLAILALGQLVNVATGSVGFLLLMSGYEKTMKYITITSGSIAIILLLALSQMYGVIGAASSIAIGMAIQNLAALYYVKRYLGFVPIG